ATCAAAGTGGTACATGGTATAAGAAGGTAGCAAAGAAACAATGTTGACATATAAATAAACTTATTCCTTAAATAAACATACCCGAGAGGAATAAGTTTAAGCAGGTTCTGGGAAGCAAGGTCATTGAGGTACTTCATGTACAcaatactactactactactagtaCCGTATAGTTCCACCCATAAGTCAATTATTACCGAAGCACATATCTTTTGGTCCTCAAGAAACGAGCCCATGTCCATGAAACACTCTTTAAGATGAGGTTTCAGGGCATCGAAGCTAGGCTGCAGACGTTCTAGAATTGTTTTCCCTTCAGACCAGCTTTCGACTTGGTCTTTCCATAAATGTAGACCTCGTCCTTTAAGGGAAACACCAACTACTTCAATCACAAGCGGGAGTCCATTGCAACGTTTCAACGTCTACAAAAAAGATGGATTAGTGTTTCCACAGACATGAGCTAGAATCAGAAACTAATACCTTTTGAAGAAGATCTTCAAACTCATATGGATTTGTGTGATGAGGCAGTGGCGATGCAAGCTGAATGAGAAGGTTCTTGGCATCTTGATGTGCCAAAGGTTTCAGATGATAAGTGGGACCAAAACTGGGAAACTCAAACTGAGAAGTGACCAAAATCTTATAATCTTGTAGGTTAATCTGAAACGTCTTAAGCAAGGATTCTGCTCCAGCAAACACATCATCAAACACCAGCAATATACCACCATTTCCTTTAAGTTCCTCTAGCAGTTTTCTTAAGCAGTTTGCTGCTTGAGAATCGTTGCTGAATGTAAGATCTTTGAAACCGTTGTGCAGAAGTAGATGCTGTACCATGACCCTCAAGTTAGGGGTTCTTGATGTAACCCAATAGAAGATATGTTTGAACACTCCTGCCAATGGAAACACTTTGAACAGcgtgtaaaaaaaaacacttaacaAGTTATACCTAGGCCTTTGACTTTCGGATTTTGATTCGATTccggttagtttttttttcaattttggttTTTCGTTTTGATAGATATAGGAACTGTtcagttatttatgaaatttggtTCGATTTCAACTCGGTTATTTTATCTTTCGACTCAGTTCAAGTAACAGTGTTAAGAACTGACTAATATCCGATAAAtttggtttcggtttttcgaAGAAaattagatctttttttttcagttttctcGAATCAAAGATCATGTAATTCAGATAAATTAATACATTCTGGATAAAACTATTTGGATAATTAACTCGGCCTTTTGGATAgttagattttaatattttgaataaaaatatttggataattCGATATTTGGGTAgtttggtttataaataatatttataaaatatttggtatttttaaagttaaaaataattaatattttaggttgataaactatattttagatattcgTATACTTATTTGATTTTCCGGTTAGTTTGGTATCAAAGATAGAACCATTCAGTTATTTTTGAACCTCAGTTtagtttttcggttcggtttatatgcCTAGGCACTTATACCTTTGATTTCTTGGTCGTGGCAAAGCTGAGCAACGAGCGTGGTCTTGCCGCAACCGGTAGGAGCGCACACCACAAGACTACCCACGGAATCATCAAGGAGCTTCTTCTTAAGCTCCATCAAGGGGTAATCAAATCCAAGGAGATCCTTGTCAGGCAGGGGAACAGAACAAAGATCCGTATAAACAGGAACGCTGAAGCCATCAATTCTCTTACATAAACCACCATCGTCCAGGGTCCTGAACTGAAGAAACTGTAGCTTAGTCTGAGAGAACTTGAGCATATCATTAATGATTCGCTGAATCTCTCTTGTGAGGATAGGTTTCTGGAACCAAGAGACGCCTTCTATACAGGTGTTAACCACTTCACGAGCTCGAAAGAGAGTATCAACAAGTTCCTTGAGATCCCCATAGGCAAAGTCTAGTTTCCCTTGGAAAGATTCTATCTCTTCCGACAGAGGAATTAATCTCTCCAAAGTTGATGCGAGATCTTCGGACAAAGGTTTGAAGTCTGTGTAAACCTTAGCTGCGAAAATCAAAGTTTCCAGAAGGCTAGAGTTAAAGAGGAAACCTCTCCCAAACCAAACGCTCATTTttgctctttttctttctttgactgaacaaaaaacaaataaaaaaaattgtcggTATAACATTTTAAAGAAGGGGAAAAGGAACTCtgttaaaatcaaaagcttccGCTTAATTGCTAAGGAATCTCCCTTGCCGCGCTCATACGTGCGAACGTATGCCTCTCTTAATTTTGGCCTACCGGCCCACTAACATGCTTTATACAACACGGAAAAACTTATTTTGTGTATCTGGATTCTAATTTATATGGTTAACTTCGGGTATTAATTAACAACTTCATCTTCTATCCACAATTCAACATTCTTAAGAGCACACTGCATACGACAACCCTCATAAATTTCAAAGACAGTTGAGAAAACCTCGgtaaatatatacatgtttgctatttgtcttttttttcttagaattatctaaatgtatatattatacatCCAaagctataaatattttattaaggaGATGTTACTTACTGATATGCACTACACGACTTCCTTACAATGCTCATAAATGTATATACctgaaactaaatatatatagtttaactaGTTAGTTATTATCAATgttgtttgaaaatataattttgtaattaatttattttgttattatcaTTTTAGGATAGagaataacaaaataattaaaacaaaattttgtagaatattattatttgcaGATCTGACTTGTGAGACGTTGAGTTGTCTTCTGAAACGATACATTCCTCATATTTTTCTTCCTCCATTGAGTTTTTCAACTTTTTGTTTCTAGTTCTGCTAATTGAAGAATGTCGGTCGCTATTACTTCCTTATTGtggaaaactttattattttttactttccAAATATATCAAACAAGCCATGGAAAACATAGTGAAGCACAAGATATTCTATGATTTTAGGAGAAGAGACAACAATAATAGAGATAACTCGAAAAATACTCTATTCGAGATTTTaagtttgaaatatatatatcttattttttagtttttaaaaaatgttttgtatttaAGCCAAATAATATGTtgaataaggtaatgttatgattgaaaataattctaaaatGAATTTTTGGTTCATTGATTGTAtgttttgtattattatttagagggagaaataaatatttggtaaaaaatatgtagaaattaggaaaacattagcaaaatttaataaaaaggaaTAAAATGATGACGAGAA
The Brassica napus cultivar Da-Ae unplaced genomic scaffold, Da-Ae ScsIHWf_2397;HRSCAF=3098, whole genome shotgun sequence DNA segment above includes these coding regions:
- the LOC111206097 gene encoding probable disease resistance protein At5g66900 → MSVWFGRGFLFNSSLLETLIFAAKVYTDFKPLSEDLASTLERLIPLSEEIESFQGKLDFAYGDLKELVDTLFRAREVVNTCIEGVSWFQKPILTREIQRIINDMLKFSQTKLQFLQFRTLDDGGLCKRIDGFSVPVYTDLCSVPLPDKDLLGFDYPLMELKKKLLDDSVGSLVVCAPTGCGKTTLVAQLCHDQEIKGVFKHIFYWVTSRTPNLRVMVQHLLLHNGFKDLTFSNDSQAANCLRKLLEELKGNGGILLVFDDVFAGAESLLKTFQINLQDYKILVTSQFEFPSFGPTYHLKPLAHQDAKNLLIQLASPLPHHTNPYEFEDLLQKTLKRCNGLPLVIEVVGVSLKGRGLHLWKDQVESWSEGKTILERLQPSFDALKPHLKECFMDMGSFLEDQKICASVIIDLWVELYGTSSSSSIVYMKYLNDLASQNLLKLIPLGKNEQEDGFYNGILVTQHDVLRELAIHQSRLESILETKRLHLKIIKNIFPDWYSNLRQPINARLLSISTDDLFSSSWVEMDCPNVEALILNLSSSDYALPSIIAGMKKLKVLTITNHGVSLAKITNFACLGSLPNLKRIRLEKASVTLLDLPQLRLGSLQKISFVMCSFHEVFYECVDIDISKALPSLQEIEIDYCYDLDEVPYWVSQVVSLKKLSVTNCYKLSRLPNDIDNLSKLEVLRLASCFNLCELPETTSELRNLRFLDISDCTGLRKLPLEIGKLQKKLKKISMRKCWRCELPGSVVNLENLEVICSAVPNNYVA